Proteins encoded together in one Chitinophaga sp. LS1 window:
- a CDS encoding co-chaperone GroES family protein, which yields MATHLTIDNKLKKLIVVGDRVLVQPLTPNERTESGLFLPPGMQEKEKVQSGYVIKTGPGYAIPLPSEDDDAWKGEDEKVKYIPLQAKEGDLAIFLLNGSTEVSYQGEKYFIVPQSAILMLEREEDL from the coding sequence ATGGCAACACACCTGACAATAGATAATAAATTGAAAAAGCTGATTGTTGTAGGCGACAGGGTTCTGGTACAACCACTTACCCCCAATGAACGTACAGAAAGTGGGCTATTTTTGCCTCCCGGTATGCAGGAAAAGGAAAAGGTACAATCTGGATATGTGATCAAAACAGGTCCCGGATATGCCATTCCATTACCTTCTGAGGATGATGATGCCTGGAAGGGAGAAGATGAGAAAGTGAAGTATATTCCTTTACAGGCAAAGGAAGGCGATCTGGCTATCTTCCTGCTCAATGGCTCCACAGAAGTGTCGTACCAGGGAGAAAAGTACTTTATCGTACCGCAGAGTGCGATACTGATGCTGGAAAGAGAAGAAGATCTCTAA
- the tsaE gene encoding tRNA (adenosine(37)-N6)-threonylcarbamoyltransferase complex ATPase subunit type 1 TsaE: protein MEWTFTIEELPKIAQSFWAQYGAQQIFTLEGAMGAGKTTFVKALCAAKGVEDTTASPTFSIINQYNYRTNGGVTRNIYHLDLYRLRDEEEAIGAGVEDTLYQEGAICFVEWPDIIQDLLPADTIRLQLTVLPDQRRQLRVS from the coding sequence ATGGAATGGACCTTTACTATTGAGGAACTGCCTAAGATAGCCCAAAGTTTCTGGGCACAATATGGGGCGCAACAGATTTTTACCCTTGAAGGAGCTATGGGTGCCGGCAAAACTACTTTTGTAAAGGCACTGTGTGCGGCAAAAGGCGTGGAGGATACGACTGCCAGTCCGACCTTCTCCATTATTAACCAGTACAACTACCGTACAAATGGCGGTGTAACACGTAATATCTATCACCTGGATCTGTATCGGTTACGTGATGAAGAAGAGGCCATAGGCGCGGGTGTAGAGGATACCCTCTACCAGGAGGGCGCAATATGTTTTGTAGAATGGCCGGATATCATCCAGGACTTATTACCTGCAGACACCATTCGATTGCAATTGACAGTATTACCTGATCAGCGGAGACAGCTGCGGGTTTCCTGA
- a CDS encoding Gfo/Idh/MocA family oxidoreductase has product MEKIIKAGICSYGMSGHIFHAPFIHTHPGFTFYAVVERSKNLARQRYPDVKVYTSVADMIQDPELDLIVINTPNYTHYEYTKAALDAGKNVIVEKPFTVHAAEGKELAELAASKGLLLSVYHNRRFDSDFKIVKQVLNSGDLGDLLEAEIHYDRYREELSYKKHKEEKLPGTGGLYDLGSHLVDQALILFGMPDAIWADIRTIRKESLVDDYFELVYFYEHLRVRLKCSYLSREPIPSYQFHGRKGSFIKTKADTQETMLQQGLMPGAPGWGVEGIHEWGLLHTERDGKVVREYLPSPKGDYLEYYEGIYNALIGKGPNPVPAEDAVNVIRIIEAAFESSDAKKVISLK; this is encoded by the coding sequence ATGGAGAAAATTATCAAAGCAGGGATTTGTTCCTATGGTATGTCAGGACATATCTTTCACGCACCTTTCATTCACACACATCCGGGGTTTACCTTCTATGCTGTTGTGGAGAGAAGTAAGAACCTCGCAAGACAGCGTTATCCTGATGTGAAAGTATATACCAGTGTAGCGGATATGATTCAGGATCCTGAACTGGATCTGATCGTAATCAATACACCTAACTATACACATTATGAATACACCAAAGCTGCGCTGGACGCGGGGAAGAATGTAATAGTTGAAAAACCTTTTACAGTGCATGCTGCAGAAGGGAAAGAGCTGGCAGAACTGGCGGCTTCAAAAGGGTTGCTGTTGAGCGTGTATCATAACAGACGCTTTGATAGTGATTTTAAGATTGTAAAACAGGTGCTGAACAGTGGCGATCTGGGTGATTTGCTGGAAGCAGAGATTCATTATGACCGCTATCGTGAGGAACTGAGTTATAAGAAACATAAGGAAGAGAAACTGCCAGGTACAGGCGGATTGTATGACCTGGGTTCACACCTGGTAGATCAGGCACTGATACTGTTTGGAATGCCGGATGCGATATGGGCGGATATCAGGACGATCAGGAAGGAGTCACTGGTGGATGATTACTTTGAGCTGGTGTATTTTTATGAGCATCTAAGAGTGAGGTTAAAATGCTCTTATCTCAGCAGAGAGCCGATTCCTTCTTATCAGTTTCATGGGCGGAAAGGTTCTTTTATAAAAACGAAAGCAGATACGCAGGAGACGATGTTGCAGCAGGGATTGATGCCGGGAGCGCCTGGATGGGGTGTGGAAGGGATTCATGAGTGGGGGTTGCTGCATACAGAAAGAGATGGAAAGGTGGTGAGGGAATACCTGCCATCTCCAAAGGGAGACTACCTCGAATACTATGAGGGTATTTATAATGCACTGATTGGTAAAGGGCCGAATCCTGTACCTGCAGAAGATGCGGTGAATGTGATCAGGATTATTGAGGCGGCTTTTGAGAGTAGTGATGCGAAGAAAGTTATATCGCTTAAATAA
- a CDS encoding ATP-binding cassette domain-containing protein yields MKITLDQTGKRFNYDWIFRRVNATFEAGQRYAILGPNGSGKSTLLQVISGHLLHNEGTVTYHDANTPIPADRFFESCAIAAPYLELIEEFTLAESISFHLQFKQFIPGITPQKAAETVGLQSSMRKQVKHFSSGMKQRLKLALAIFSDVPVLLLDEPCTNLDAAGVKLYQELITTYASNRMIIVSSNDEQEYFMCEQRMSILDYK; encoded by the coding sequence ATGAAAATAACGCTGGACCAGACGGGTAAACGCTTTAACTACGATTGGATCTTCCGTCGGGTCAACGCTACCTTTGAAGCCGGACAACGTTATGCCATACTTGGACCAAACGGTTCAGGTAAGTCTACATTATTGCAGGTGATCAGCGGACATTTGTTGCACAACGAAGGCACTGTCACCTACCACGATGCGAACACCCCCATACCCGCCGATCGTTTTTTTGAATCCTGTGCTATCGCAGCCCCCTATCTCGAACTGATCGAAGAATTTACCCTCGCAGAGAGCATCAGTTTTCATCTGCAATTTAAGCAGTTCATACCTGGTATTACCCCGCAAAAAGCTGCGGAAACAGTCGGTCTGCAATCATCTATGCGTAAGCAGGTGAAGCACTTTTCTTCTGGTATGAAGCAAAGGCTGAAACTGGCGCTGGCCATCTTTTCCGATGTGCCTGTATTACTGCTGGATGAACCATGTACCAACCTGGATGCAGCTGGTGTAAAGCTTTACCAGGAGCTGATTACAACATATGCAAGCAATCGTATGATCATTGTCAGCTCCAACGATGAGCAGGAGTATTTTATGTGTGAACAGCGTATGAGTATCTTGGACTACAAATGA
- a CDS encoding MFS transporter, whose translation MQKTASKKVINGWAMYDWANSVYNLVITTTFFPIYFTSATKAAFHSDRIPFFGKYFINSALYDYAMAAAFLIAAIASPILSSIADTRGNKKRYLMMFTWLGGISCSALYLFNGGNVEYGIIFFVLATLGYCGGLVFYNSYLPEIAAEEDRDRVSAKGFAMGYIGSVLLQLVGFALVALLPFGITEGQAVLITFLLVGVWWIGFAQITFVRLPASKGTITEHKAGVFTESFSELRKVYAQVKTMPVLKRFLRGFFFYSMGVQTVMMAATLFGAQELHLPSTTLISVVVVIQLVAIAGASGMAWLSGKYGNLPVLIGVIFVWIGICFAGYRMQTATDFYILATAVGLVMGGVQSLSRSTYAKLMPETEDTASFFSYYDVTEKLSIVIGMTTFGYIHELTGSMRNSVIALAAFFLMGLAWLFSARRKQKALQ comes from the coding sequence ATGCAAAAGACTGCCAGTAAGAAAGTAATTAACGGGTGGGCCATGTATGACTGGGCTAACTCTGTTTACAATCTGGTAATTACTACTACCTTTTTCCCTATTTACTTTACAAGCGCTACAAAAGCGGCCTTCCATAGCGACCGCATTCCTTTCTTCGGAAAATATTTTATTAATTCGGCCCTGTATGACTACGCGATGGCAGCAGCGTTTCTGATTGCTGCGATTGCCTCTCCGATCCTGTCTTCTATTGCAGATACAAGAGGTAACAAGAAACGTTACCTGATGATGTTCACCTGGCTGGGTGGTATCAGCTGTAGTGCGTTGTACCTGTTCAATGGCGGCAATGTCGAATATGGGATCATCTTCTTTGTCCTCGCTACCCTCGGCTACTGCGGAGGCCTGGTGTTTTACAACTCTTACTTACCAGAGATAGCTGCAGAGGAAGACCGTGACCGGGTAAGTGCCAAAGGCTTTGCCATGGGGTACATCGGTAGCGTACTGTTACAGCTGGTTGGTTTTGCACTGGTGGCACTGCTGCCATTTGGTATCACAGAAGGTCAGGCAGTGCTCATTACCTTCCTGCTGGTAGGTGTCTGGTGGATCGGCTTTGCCCAGATCACCTTTGTACGACTGCCCGCATCCAAAGGAACAATTACTGAACATAAAGCAGGTGTGTTCACAGAAAGCTTCTCTGAGCTACGCAAAGTGTATGCCCAGGTGAAGACCATGCCGGTACTGAAACGCTTTCTGAGAGGCTTTTTCTTCTACAGCATGGGTGTGCAGACAGTCATGATGGCAGCAACCCTCTTTGGTGCACAGGAATTACACCTGCCTTCTACCACCCTCATCAGTGTAGTGGTAGTGATCCAGTTAGTAGCGATTGCCGGTGCTTCGGGCATGGCATGGCTCTCAGGTAAGTATGGTAACCTGCCTGTATTGATCGGTGTCATATTCGTATGGATAGGCATCTGCTTTGCAGGTTACCGGATGCAGACGGCCACCGACTTTTATATACTGGCCACAGCTGTAGGTCTGGTCATGGGAGGTGTTCAGTCCCTGAGCCGCTCCACTTACGCCAAGCTAATGCCGGAAACGGAGGATACCGCGAGTTTCTTCAGTTACTATGATGTGACTGAAAAGCTTTCTATCGTGATCGGTATGACCACCTTCGGGTATATCCATGAGCTGACAGGGAGTATGCGCAATTCTGTAATTGCACTGGCTGCCTTCTTTTTAATGGGCCTCGCATGGCTGTTCTCCGCCCGGAGAAAGCAAAAGGCACTACAATAA
- a CDS encoding ATP-dependent DNA helicase RecQ, with amino-acid sequence MTTPTEILKKYWGYDQFRPLQEDIIQSVCNGQDTLALMPTGGGKSICFQVPALMKEGLCLVVTPLIALMKDQVANLRSRHIPAAAIYAGMYYQDVEKLLEEARRGSYKFLYVSPERLQSRRFLEYCDGLPVTLLAIDEAHCISQWGYDFRPAYLEIAEIRTQFPGVPVLALTASATPKVQQDICEKLRMQKPAIFSKSFVRSNLSYSVIEEGDKQPKLLHILQRVPGSAIIYCRNRKGTRELADMLEQNGISASYYHAGLTGEERTARQELWIEGRIRVMVCTNAFGMGIDKPDVRVVIHADAPESLEGYYQEAGRGGRDEQKAFAVLLYHSSELDRMTEMIALQFPGQDQVRGVYQALVNYLQVPVGGGEGVYFDFDINDFVQKFELNITVAYSALRILEQEGILQLSESVFMPSMVEFIVNRQTLFAFDAAQPALSALVQTLLRTYEGIFDNPVPVYERQLLRILRIKEPEVILGLQQLHQRGIIRYKQRKTVPQLSFVEQRVSTQHLRIDTERVKARMKAYKDRLDAMLEYVRNKKQCRTQLLVQYFGEHDAQPCGICDVCIAQKKKPADFKAISGLLLAELSGVPLEWEVIQNKLKEVDEAELMEVTQFMISEEIIIRDEEGRLRVKE; translated from the coding sequence GTGACTACTCCAACAGAAATACTGAAAAAATACTGGGGCTATGACCAATTCCGTCCTTTGCAGGAAGACATTATTCAGTCTGTCTGCAATGGGCAGGATACACTTGCGCTGATGCCCACCGGAGGTGGAAAATCCATCTGCTTCCAGGTACCGGCACTCATGAAAGAAGGGCTTTGCCTGGTAGTCACACCCCTGATTGCATTGATGAAGGATCAGGTGGCAAATTTGCGTAGCCGGCATATTCCTGCTGCAGCTATCTATGCGGGTATGTATTATCAGGATGTGGAGAAGTTGCTGGAAGAGGCACGTCGCGGTTCATATAAGTTTCTCTATGTATCGCCTGAGCGATTACAGAGTCGTCGGTTTTTAGAATACTGTGATGGATTGCCGGTTACGTTGCTGGCAATAGATGAAGCACACTGTATTTCTCAATGGGGGTATGATTTCAGACCTGCCTATCTGGAGATCGCAGAGATCAGAACACAGTTTCCGGGAGTACCGGTATTAGCACTCACCGCATCGGCTACCCCAAAGGTCCAGCAGGACATCTGCGAAAAGCTGCGCATGCAAAAGCCGGCTATTTTTAGCAAGAGTTTTGTACGTAGCAATCTTTCCTACAGCGTCATTGAAGAAGGCGATAAGCAACCTAAGTTATTACACATCTTACAACGTGTACCCGGTAGTGCCATCATTTATTGCCGTAACCGGAAAGGCACCCGTGAGCTGGCGGATATGCTGGAACAGAACGGGATTTCTGCCAGTTATTATCATGCCGGACTAACAGGAGAGGAACGCACTGCCCGCCAGGAATTGTGGATAGAGGGCAGGATCAGGGTGATGGTGTGTACCAACGCATTTGGGATGGGGATCGATAAGCCGGATGTAAGAGTGGTGATACATGCAGATGCGCCGGAGAGCCTGGAGGGCTATTATCAGGAAGCTGGCAGAGGTGGGAGAGATGAGCAGAAGGCCTTTGCTGTATTGTTGTACCATTCTTCAGAGCTGGATAGAATGACGGAGATGATTGCTTTGCAGTTTCCCGGTCAGGATCAGGTGAGAGGTGTGTATCAGGCACTGGTGAATTATTTGCAGGTGCCGGTAGGTGGAGGAGAAGGCGTGTATTTTGATTTTGATATCAATGACTTCGTACAGAAATTCGAACTGAATATAACAGTGGCATATAGTGCTCTGCGCATATTGGAGCAGGAAGGTATTTTGCAGCTGAGTGAGAGTGTGTTTATGCCTTCAATGGTGGAATTTATTGTTAACAGGCAAACGTTGTTTGCATTTGATGCTGCACAACCGGCGTTGTCTGCTCTGGTGCAAACTTTATTACGCACTTATGAAGGGATTTTTGATAACCCCGTTCCGGTGTATGAAAGGCAGCTCCTGCGGATTCTGCGTATCAAAGAACCGGAGGTGATACTGGGCTTACAACAGCTGCATCAGCGCGGGATAATCCGGTATAAACAACGTAAGACAGTACCACAGTTATCCTTTGTAGAGCAGCGGGTATCTACGCAACATTTAAGGATAGATACAGAACGGGTAAAGGCGAGAATGAAGGCTTACAAGGATAGGCTGGATGCGATGTTGGAGTATGTTCGGAATAAAAAGCAGTGTCGGACACAGTTATTAGTACAGTATTTTGGAGAACACGATGCACAGCCTTGTGGTATCTGTGATGTATGTATAGCGCAGAAGAAAAAACCGGCTGATTTTAAGGCGATATCGGGGTTGTTATTGGCAGAGCTGAGTGGGGTTCCTCTTGAATGGGAAGTGATTCAGAATAAGCTGAAAGAGGTGGATGAAGCAGAATTGATGGAGGTAACGCAATTTATGATCAGTGAGGAAATTATTATAAGAGATGAAGAAGGACGCTTACGCGTTAAAGAATAA
- a CDS encoding MBL fold metallo-hydrolase has product MQLYTVDTGFFKLDGGAMYGVVPKTIWNKLSPSDENNLCSWAMRCLLIEDGKRLILVDTGIGDKQDAKWFGHYHLHGDATLDSSLAKLGFHKDDITDVFMTHLHFDHCGGSIVRQGDKLVPAFKNATFWSNEDHWNWAIKPNDREKASFLKENILPMQESGQLKFVEVKEGVSFTDNINIRFVNGHTDAQMLPQIKYKDKTILYMADLLPGIGHIPLPYVMAYDMFPLTTLQEKKTYLTEALEQQYVLYLEHDPKVECLVLQQTEKGIRAGETFPLSAL; this is encoded by the coding sequence ATGCAACTATATACCGTAGACACAGGCTTTTTTAAACTGGATGGAGGTGCTATGTACGGCGTAGTACCAAAGACTATTTGGAACAAACTAAGCCCATCAGACGAGAACAATTTATGCTCCTGGGCCATGCGCTGCCTGCTCATCGAAGATGGCAAACGCCTGATCCTGGTAGACACAGGTATTGGTGACAAACAGGATGCGAAATGGTTCGGCCATTACCACCTGCATGGCGATGCAACCCTGGATAGCTCCCTGGCTAAACTGGGTTTTCACAAAGATGATATCACCGATGTGTTCATGACCCACCTGCACTTTGACCATTGTGGTGGCTCCATTGTAAGACAGGGCGATAAACTCGTACCTGCTTTCAAAAATGCTACCTTCTGGAGCAATGAAGATCACTGGAACTGGGCAATAAAACCAAACGACAGAGAGAAAGCATCTTTCCTGAAAGAAAACATCCTGCCCATGCAGGAAAGTGGTCAGCTGAAATTTGTGGAAGTAAAGGAAGGCGTGAGCTTTACTGATAATATCAATATCCGGTTTGTAAACGGACATACAGATGCACAGATGCTGCCACAGATCAAATACAAGGATAAAACCATCCTGTATATGGCGGACCTGTTGCCCGGCATCGGACATATTCCGCTGCCATACGTAATGGCATACGATATGTTCCCGCTGACAACCCTTCAGGAGAAGAAAACCTACCTGACTGAAGCCCTGGAGCAGCAATATGTACTGTATTTAGAGCATGATCCGAAGGTAGAATGCCTCGTGCTGCAGCAAACGGAGAAAGGCATCCGCGCAGGCGAAACTTTCCCATTATCTGCACTATAG
- a CDS encoding helicase HerA-like domain-containing protein has product MADKEAFLSHIQTGYTFKGERFKLGCAMLNGDVVSGADVYLPLKTMNRHGLIAGATGTGKTKTLQVIAEGLSDASVPVLLMDIKGDLSGVAAAGTNSDRIKERYEKIDGSWSPSGYPVELLSLSNEKGARLRATVSEFGPILLSRILELNDTQEGLVAMIFKYCDDSQLPLLDLKDFKKVLQYVSDEGKAELEKDYGKISTTSAGTVLRKVIALEQQGADKFFGEASFEVDDLLRISDDGRGVISIVRVADIQDKPKLFSTFMLSLLAELYATLPEEGDMDKPKLVLFIDEAHLVFQEASSALLQQIETIIKLIRSKGVGIFFCTQNPMDVPPSILGQLGMKVQHALRAFTANDRKTIKQTAENYPLSDFYKTDELLTQIGIGEALFTCLNEKGIPTPLAATMLVTPRSRMDILSAAEMDALVNSSKIAKKYNQEIDNESAYEILTAKLQEAAEKSAPAAKTAGGKKQPEEKSILDTVLSSPIAKQVGRTATTMITRSLLGALGLGGKSSKKSSSWF; this is encoded by the coding sequence ATGGCCGATAAAGAAGCATTTCTGTCGCATATTCAAACTGGATATACCTTCAAAGGCGAAAGATTTAAACTGGGCTGCGCCATGCTGAATGGCGATGTTGTAAGTGGAGCAGATGTGTACCTGCCACTGAAAACGATGAACAGGCATGGATTGATAGCCGGCGCCACAGGTACAGGTAAAACCAAAACCCTGCAGGTGATTGCAGAAGGGCTGAGCGATGCCAGCGTACCCGTACTGCTCATGGATATTAAAGGTGACCTGAGTGGCGTAGCCGCTGCCGGCACCAACAGTGACAGGATCAAAGAGCGATATGAGAAAATCGACGGCAGCTGGTCTCCTTCCGGCTACCCGGTAGAACTGCTGTCACTCAGTAATGAAAAAGGCGCACGCCTGAGAGCAACGGTGAGTGAATTTGGACCGATATTACTGTCCAGAATATTAGAACTGAACGATACACAGGAAGGCCTGGTGGCCATGATATTTAAATATTGTGATGATAGTCAACTGCCCCTGCTGGACCTGAAAGATTTCAAGAAAGTATTGCAGTATGTGAGCGATGAAGGCAAGGCTGAACTGGAAAAAGATTATGGTAAGATCTCTACCACTTCAGCCGGTACTGTGCTCAGAAAAGTAATTGCGCTGGAGCAACAGGGTGCCGATAAGTTCTTCGGCGAAGCCTCTTTTGAAGTAGATGACCTGCTGCGCATCAGCGATGATGGCAGAGGAGTGATTTCCATCGTAAGAGTAGCAGATATCCAGGATAAACCAAAGCTGTTTTCCACATTCATGCTTAGCCTGCTGGCAGAGCTGTATGCTACATTACCTGAAGAAGGTGATATGGATAAACCCAAACTGGTGCTATTTATAGACGAAGCGCACCTGGTATTCCAGGAAGCCAGTTCTGCACTGTTGCAGCAGATCGAAACGATCATTAAACTGATCCGTTCCAAAGGCGTGGGCATCTTTTTCTGTACACAAAATCCAATGGATGTACCACCTTCAATACTGGGACAGCTGGGTATGAAAGTACAGCATGCACTGCGTGCATTTACTGCCAATGACCGTAAGACCATTAAGCAGACGGCAGAGAACTACCCACTGTCTGATTTCTATAAAACTGATGAACTACTCACACAGATTGGTATTGGCGAAGCATTGTTCACCTGTCTGAATGAAAAAGGTATACCTACGCCACTGGCTGCGACCATGCTGGTTACACCACGCTCCCGCATGGACATACTCTCTGCGGCAGAGATGGATGCACTGGTAAACAGCAGCAAAATTGCGAAGAAGTATAATCAGGAAATCGATAATGAAAGTGCTTATGAGATCCTGACAGCAAAGCTGCAGGAAGCAGCGGAAAAAAGTGCCCCTGCAGCGAAAACTGCCGGAGGCAAAAAACAACCCGAAGAGAAGAGTATATTAGACACTGTACTAAGCAGTCCTATCGCCAAACAAGTGGGCCGAACAGCAACTACGATGATCACAAGGAGCCTGCTGGGCGCCTTGGGATTAGGCGGTAAGAGCAGCAAAAAAAGTAGTAGCTGGTTTTAA
- a CDS encoding cation-translocating P-type ATPase has protein sequence METISCKVKGMNCTSCALTVSKYLQHKGMQDVNVSFATEELSFTLPEGIDTNPNDILSGIDQLGYQVVLPNQPQPKAAFLRTLTFKFVFCAIFTAPLLLHMWVHWAWLHDPVVQLCLATPVFLTGMWHFGRSAIRSLVNGMANMDVLIALGAIAAYGYSLTGTILHLGPDYMFYETAAAIITLVFLGNLLEERSVKQTTTAITALAKMQVTTASRIEEHGDHEHIHVVDNQALRTGDKVLVNTGDMIPMDGTIYWGSGLINESMITGESTPLRKGEKDKGIGGTILEEGSIKMFITATGKDTVLSYIIDLVKQAQGNKPPMQKLADKISAIFVPLVLGIAVLTFLGWAIFGHITIGAAIMRSIAVLVIACPCAMGLATPAAVMVGLGRAAKNGILIKGAQTLEAFKDIKYVVLDKTGTLTTGKLQLGNYHYEGMTEKEFAQTVYSLEKFSSHPIARSLVSIWKKEGEVKLTQIREIKGRGMQAKDSAGNEWQLGSFEMAKHTTADDSHNLYLLKNGQLTGWIDLIDEVRPDAAEMVAMLQSRGITPVLLSGDTERKCRELAALTGIQEVYSSQTPEQKLQQIDRLMQTAPVAMVGDGINDAPALARATIGISLSDATHIAMQSANVILLNSKLSSLPLALGLGKHTFLTIQQNLFWAFLYNVIAIPFAAFGVLSPISGAGVMALSDIVLAANSVRLRYKRVI, from the coding sequence ATGGAAACGATCAGTTGTAAAGTTAAAGGAATGAACTGTACCAGTTGTGCCTTGACGGTATCTAAATACCTTCAGCACAAAGGTATGCAGGATGTGAATGTGAGTTTTGCCACAGAGGAATTGAGTTTTACCCTGCCGGAAGGAATTGATACAAATCCAAACGATATTCTCTCCGGTATCGATCAGCTGGGTTACCAGGTGGTATTACCTAACCAACCTCAACCCAAGGCGGCTTTTCTGCGTACACTGACATTTAAGTTTGTTTTCTGCGCCATCTTTACAGCTCCTTTGTTATTACATATGTGGGTACACTGGGCATGGCTCCATGATCCTGTTGTGCAGCTTTGCCTCGCTACACCCGTTTTCCTGACGGGGATGTGGCATTTTGGCCGGAGTGCGATCCGCTCTCTTGTAAACGGGATGGCGAATATGGATGTGCTGATTGCTTTGGGCGCCATCGCTGCTTATGGCTATAGCCTTACTGGTACAATCCTGCACCTGGGCCCTGACTATATGTTTTACGAAACGGCTGCCGCTATCATCACCCTGGTATTCCTGGGCAACCTGCTGGAAGAGCGTTCTGTAAAGCAAACCACTACTGCAATTACTGCCCTTGCAAAGATGCAGGTTACAACAGCCAGTCGTATTGAAGAACACGGTGATCATGAACATATTCATGTAGTAGACAACCAGGCCCTGCGCACTGGTGATAAAGTATTGGTGAATACGGGCGATATGATCCCCATGGATGGCACTATCTATTGGGGGAGTGGCCTCATCAATGAATCTATGATCACTGGTGAAAGCACCCCTCTACGTAAAGGCGAAAAAGATAAAGGTATTGGCGGCACTATCCTGGAAGAAGGTAGTATCAAAATGTTCATCACCGCTACCGGAAAAGATACCGTTCTCTCATACATCATCGACCTCGTAAAACAGGCACAGGGCAATAAACCGCCCATGCAGAAGCTGGCTGATAAGATCAGTGCCATCTTCGTACCATTGGTATTAGGCATTGCGGTACTGACCTTTTTAGGTTGGGCGATATTTGGTCATATCACCATCGGCGCCGCTATTATGCGGAGTATCGCTGTACTGGTCATCGCCTGTCCATGTGCTATGGGACTTGCTACGCCGGCAGCTGTTATGGTGGGATTGGGCAGAGCGGCAAAAAATGGTATTCTCATCAAAGGTGCCCAAACCCTGGAAGCCTTTAAGGATATAAAATACGTGGTGCTGGATAAAACCGGTACCCTCACTACCGGCAAACTGCAACTGGGCAATTATCACTACGAAGGGATGACCGAAAAGGAGTTTGCCCAGACAGTGTATAGCCTGGAGAAATTCTCTTCTCACCCCATTGCCCGTTCACTTGTGAGTATCTGGAAGAAGGAAGGAGAAGTGAAGCTGACACAGATCCGTGAAATAAAAGGTCGTGGTATGCAGGCAAAAGACTCCGCAGGCAATGAATGGCAGCTGGGTTCCTTTGAAATGGCGAAACATACGACTGCTGATGATAGCCATAACCTCTACCTGCTGAAGAATGGTCAGCTGACAGGCTGGATAGACCTGATCGATGAAGTAAGACCTGATGCAGCAGAAATGGTGGCTATGTTGCAAAGCAGAGGTATTACACCCGTGCTGCTGAGTGGAGATACTGAACGTAAATGTCGTGAACTGGCTGCGTTGACAGGCATCCAGGAAGTATATTCCAGCCAGACACCAGAACAGAAATTACAGCAAATAGATCGTCTTATGCAAACCGCACCGGTAGCCATGGTGGGTGATGGTATCAACGATGCACCGGCACTGGCCAGGGCAACGATTGGTATCTCCCTCAGTGATGCCACGCATATCGCTATGCAGAGTGCCAATGTGATCTTATTAAATAGCAAATTGTCTTCCCTGCCACTTGCATTGGGCCTGGGTAAACACACTTTCCTCACTATACAACAGAACCTTTTCTGGGCATTCCTGTACAATGTGATTGCCATTCCATTTGCCGCCTTTGGGGTATTGAGCCCTATATCCGGTGCAGGTGTGATGGCGCTTTCAGATATCGTACTGGCCGCGAATTCTGTGCGCCTGCGGTATAAGAGAGTAATATAG